A DNA window from Plasmodium brasilianum strain Bolivian I chromosome 12, whole genome shotgun sequence contains the following coding sequences:
- a CDS encoding fam-a protein — protein MRSNSVNNEVDMEEKIKKMKHLVCKNKEEIKKVNEIITEADKLLYKFAVEDNDYNKYSSIDKESHLYFKKVKNTDVGKLSLIFHDSSKLEKLIRVIWDENGTKKFDPHFIEGKILRVYDKDLILIQQSYKGTLGNEGRYFYTLAHKKKINSESYIITCVSLNVNDNNKKGKSSFVNPFISSVNSFSIDIECDQEIMNSSLKKMFINLSGYYIKKENTSMKLTYISSIELDTSSLIPQFIIRKIKASKMSLLTMLKNNI, from the exons ATGCGTAGCAACAGTGTAAATAATGAGGTGGACAtggaggaaaaaataaaaaaaatgaaacactTAGTTTGCaagaataaagaagaaattaaaaaagttaatgaaattataacaGAGGCAGATAAACTTTTATACAAATTTGCTGTAGAGGATAATGATTATAACAAATACAGTTCTATTGATAAAGAATCACAtctgtattttaaaaaagttaagaaTACGGATGTAGGAAAGCTGAGCCTTATTTTCCACGACTCCTCGAAG CTCGAAAAATTAATACGAGTAATATGGGACGAAAATGgcacaaaaaaatttgacCCACATTTTATAGAag GTAAAATTCTTCGAGTGTACGATAAggatttaatattaatacaaCAAAGTTATAAGGGCACATTAGGAAATGAAGGCAGATACTTTTATACTCTGgcgcacaaaaaaaaa ATAAATAGCGAGTCCTACATAATTACATGTGTGTCGTTAAATGTAAatgacaataataaaaaaggtaaaagcAGTTTTGTAAATCCTTTTATCAGTAGCGTAAATTCCTTTTCAATTGATATTGAATGTGATCAGGAAATTATGAACTCttcgttaaaaaaaatgtttattaatttgtctggttattatattaaaaaagaaaacacgAGTATGAAATTAACCTATATTTCCTCG ATTGAGCTTGATACGTCATCTTTGATTCCTCAATTTATTATACGAAAGATTAAGGCTAGCAAAATGTCACTCTTAACAAtgttaaaaaacaatatatga
- a CDS encoding DNA-directed RNA polymerase III subunit RPC4 → MNNRHNYNEYSLRRSINNALRNKSNHLKNGASSNKNSTLKKFVPNIDNLKNENKIKNDEVDKLEDSLSNKSIQELIKKTISVDLQKETKKNENYFNNNKIINKVSPFQGIEETLNDKVNLQNEEQLKENNNDDECIDQKKKKKTSIDIYELNNISKNIFYNKKCISSDVHFLPLTLPFFNNNEKQKKIRKLFLNKEPFFFYIQLPNMLPAVIQNDDKNEAKENMKQKGEKDGKKDLQTGKGDAQKDEKEEKEIKHGNKKFEKPDKDAYKLSNINTIPNGKFAKLIIYKNKKIKMKINDILFDVNEGSECTFSQEIGCYIKENSEFIFLGNCDNKVVVTPNIERIINNK, encoded by the coding sequence atgaataatagACATAATTATAACGAATACAGTTTGAGAAGAAGCATCAACAACGCGTTACGTAATAAATCGAATCACCTAAAAAATGGTGCAAGTAGTAATAAGAATAGTacactaaaaaaatttgtaccAAATATagacaatttaaaaaatgaaaataaaataaaaaatgatgaagtaGATAAATTAGAAGATAGTTTAAGCAATAAAAGTATTCAagagttaataaaaaaaacaattagcGTTGATTtacaaaaagaaacaaaaaaaaatgaaaattattttaataataataaaataattaataaagttTCTCCTTTTCAAGGTATAGAAGAAACTTTAAATGATAAAGTAAACTTACAAAACGAAGAgcaattaaaagaaaataataatgatgatgaatGCATagaccaaaaaaaaaaaaaaaaaacatctATTGACATATATGAGTTAAATAacataagtaaaaatattttctataataaaaaatgtatatcttCTGATGTTCATTTCTTGCCTTTGACCTTACCCttctttaataataatgaaaagcaaaagaaaataagaaaattatttttaaataaggaaccattctttttttatatccagTTACCTAATATGCTACCAGCAGTTATTCaaaatgatgataaaaatgaagctAAAGAGAATATGAAGCAAAAGGGAGAAAAAGACGGGAAAAAAGATTTGCAAACAGGTAAAGGTGATGCACAAAAAGacgaaaaagaagaaaaggaaataaaacatgggaacaaaaaatttgaaaaaccCGATAAAGACGCTTACAAGCTTAGCAATATAAACACAATACCTAATGGAAAATTTGCAAAgctaattatatataagaacaaaaaaattaaaatgaaaattaacgACATTTTATTTGATGTTAATGAAGGATCGGAATGTACGTTTTCACAAGAAATAGGTTGTTACATAAAGGAAAATTCCGAGTTTATTTTCTTAGGAAACTGCGATAATAAAGTAGTTGTTACTCCAAATAtagaaagaataataaataataaataa
- a CDS encoding DNA polymerase alpha subunit B — protein sequence MKEIKQADVKLFLETYYTDNSISDELKEVFDYFERNKHKNNFHKLFEDYLREYNKRLIKNENLLKDNIIYDYDYVKQYNAELTEKAGINCNNKYNWYINCVNTIDENYKFLGLDTNIISESINKKITLFLELFLMYSEKLNLNIQISPILNMNEEECYIFGRIYTDSEINISESNIILEGNIKWSNGEKAQLLNLNNMKNLCFFLGQILAIKGKKEINQYSIKYYVSNIYAGLPTHLKNVKIDNEFLLKYFNCKEIEEDSKLDDKDSVKILQLYNNDNIHIMICNGYVYTDNDYNDNLDNFLKIVNEKLPHVVLIFGPFLYIRNFSETILKIGDINVIYEDIFKKIVKLAKNELLEKTHFFIIPSIYDSINIYPLPQPPFFYENNNANLTNVHFLSNPSYIYINELKIALTSCDVIYNLSKNLLCRPSEMKLFYLFEQILRQLSFFPCYPSEYNIEITKFKNLLFQPNRLPDIFLFPSYTNEKSYVKEIHKKLFICPYSIDVSKAKPSNFFSNIYILPPTESYELSKRVILENVFVNHNKVSD from the coding sequence ATGAAGGAGATAAAACAGGCAGACGTGAAGCTTTTTCTTGAAACGTATTACACAGATAACAGCATAAGTGATGAACTAAAGGAAGTTTTCGATTATTTTGAAAGAAATAAgcacaaaaataatttccataaattatttgaagaCTATTTGAGGGAATATAACAAaagattaataaaaaatgaaaatttgttaaaagaCAATATCATATATGATTATGATTATGTAAAACAATACAATGCCGAATTAACGGAAAAGGCAGGAATAAATtgtaacaataaatataattggTATATAAATTGTGTTAACACGAtagatgaaaattataaatttttaggactagatacaaatattatatctgagagtataaataaaaagataacgctatttttagaattatttttaatgtattctgaaaaattaaatttgaatatacaaataagtcctatattaaatatgaatgaagaagaatgttatatatttggTAGGATATACACGGACAGTGAAATTAATATAAGTGAATCGAATATAATTTTAGAGGGGAATATAAAATGGAGTAATGGAGAGAAGGCacaattattaaatttaaataatatgaaaaacttatgtttttttttgggtCAAATTTTAGCCATAAAaggaaagaaagaaataaatcAATACAGTATAAAATACTATGTAAGTAACATATATGCTGGATTACCTactcatttaaaaaatgtaaaaatagataacgaatttttattaaaatattttaattgtaaagAAATAGAAGAAGATAGCAAATTAGATGATAAAGACAGTGTTAAAATACTACaactatataataatgataatatacatataatgatTTGCAATGGATATGTATACACAGATAATGATTATAATGACAACTTAGAcaattttctaaaaatagtaaatgaGAAATTACCACATgtagttttaatttttggcccctttttatatattcgtaATTTTAGTGAAACGATTCTAAAAATAGGAGACATCAATGTTATTTATgaagatatttttaaaaaaattgtaaaattagcaaaaaacgaattattagaaaaaacacatttttttattatcccATCAATTTATGattctattaatatttatccATTACCTCAgcccccttttttttatgaaaataataatgccAATTTAACAAATGTGCACTTTTTATCCAACccatcttatatatatataaatgagcTAAAAATAGCTTTAACATCATGTGATGTCATATATAACTTAAGCAAAAACTTATTGTGTAGACCAAGTGAAATgaagttattttatttatttgaacaGATTTTAAGACAACTTTCCTTCTTTCCTTGTTATCCATCCGAGTACAATATCGAAATtactaaatttaaaaatttgctATTTCAGCCAAATAGATTACctgatatttttttgtttccatCATATACTAATGAAAAGTCGTATGTAAAGgaaatacacaaaaaattatttatatgtccTTATTCCATTGATGTAAGTAAAGCAAAACCATCTAATttcttttcaaatatttatatactacCCCCAACGGAATCATACGAGTTGTCAAAAAGGGTTATTCTCGAAAATGTCTTTGTTAACCACAATAAGGTAAGCGATTGA
- a CDS encoding replication factor C subunit 3, with amino-acid sequence MIDVQNQKPEELTPWVEKYRPNVLNDIISHEQVISTIQKFVEKGELPHLLLHGPPGTGKTSTILAVCKELYGDSRSSFVLELNASDDRGINVVRDQIKTFAESKNHYNTCEKTSLKLIILDEADHMTFPAQNAMRRIMENYAKNVRFCMLCNYVNKITPAIQSRCTSFRFSPLKEEYMINKALDIAKSENVKLTKEGLESLIRVGRGDMRRILNCLQVVSLSHKNMTIDENVILSTLDIPLPNEVKDILEHFMKSSIKESYEFVTKMQYSKGYSIKDIMVCLYESILTYDFPDSAVCLLLKNFGEIEERCSSGASEQITLSALISAFVEFRSELFKMKYDISNI; translated from the exons ATGATTGATGTTCAAAACCAAAAACCAGAGGAACTCACGCCATGG GTGGAAAAATATAGACCAAATGTgttaaatgatataatttcGCATGAACAAGTTATATCAACAATACAGAAGTTTGTTGAAAAGGGGGAATTGcctcatttattattacatggACCCCCAGGAACTGGTAAGACCTCTACCATATTAGCTGTGTGTAAAGAATTATATGGAGACTCAAGAAGTTCATTTGTTTTAGAATTAAATGCTTCTGATGATAGAGGCATAAATGTTGTTAGGGATCAGATAAAAACATTTGCCGAATCAAAAAATCATTATAACACTTGCGAAAAAACgtctttaaaattaattattttggATGAAGCTGATCATATGACATTTCCTGCACAAAATGCAATGAGAAGAATTATGGAGAACTATGCTAAGAATGTTCGTTTTTGCATGTTAtgtaattatgtaaataaaataactccTGCTATTCAGTCAAGATGTACATCTTTCAGGTTCTCACCATTAAAAGAGGAATATATGATAAACAAAGCATTAGATATTGCAAAATCTGAAAATGTAAAACTTACAAAAGAAGGTTTAGAAAGTCTTATACGTGTCGGACGTGGGGATATGAGGAGAATTTTAAATTGCCTGCAGGTAGTATCATTGAGCCACAAAAATATGACAATTGatgaaaatgtaatattatcaACTCTAGATATTCCACTACCTAATGAAGTAAAGGATATACTGGAACATTTTATGAAAAGTAGTATAAAAGAATCATATGAATTTGTCACAAAAATGCAATACAGTAAAGGTTATTCAATAAAAGATATTATGGTTTGTTTATATGAATCAATTTTAACTTATGATTTCCCAGATTCTGCTGTTTGCCTActacttaaaaattttggAGAAATAGAAGAACGATGTTCTTCCGGAGCTAGTGAACAAATCACTTTATCTGCTTTAATTAGTGCTTTTGTTGAATTTAGATCCGAACttttcaaaatgaaatatgatattagtaacatataa